A section of the Pseudophryne corroboree isolate aPseCor3 chromosome 11, aPseCor3.hap2, whole genome shotgun sequence genome encodes:
- the LOC134970126 gene encoding uncharacterized protein LOC134970126 yields the protein MADVDQQGQDQQATITLQLTPVDPSQPIQLQDIPQASISPQLAQAPPPTQIPDDFWASWTSQQAQSNASLNAHTQHLASLPHHLPRISRNSGRLIVQVGRMATSMEQIRADNSQMLAHLTRIIDEQQRHQQALVQLIQHNQVVNESLSRIVASHTATNTQLIASINNLSSNITLMGAHQVTSSSGTTTPIQTPVTSPVRRSSRARASEPAQSTAPSTHKRKK from the coding sequence atggccgacgtggaccagcagggacaagaccaacaggcaaccatcacactgcaacttacacctgttgacccaagccagccaatacagctgcaggatatcccccaagcctccatcagtccacaactggcacaagctccgcccccaacccaaataccagatgacttttgggccagttggacaagccaacaggcccaaagcaatgccagcctgaacgcacatacacaacaccttgccagtctgccccatcatctaccgcgcattagtcgcaactcgggcagactgattgtacaagtagggcgaatggcaacctcaatggagcaaataagggctgacaacagccaaatgcttgctcatttaacgcgcatcatagatgagcaacagcgccatcagcaggcactcgttcagctcattcagcacaaccaggttgtgaatgagtccttatcccggattgtagccagccacactgcaaccaacactcaactgattgcaagcattaataatttgagcagcaatattacattgatgggagctcaccaagtaacctccagctcggggaccacgacccctatccaaacgccagtaacctcccctgttcggcgttcctccagagcacgtgccagtgagccagcacaaagcacagcacccagcacacacaagcggaaaaaataa